In the genome of Buchnera aphidicola (Artemisaphis artemisicola), one region contains:
- a CDS encoding inositol monophosphatase family protein has product MHPMLNIAIRAVRKGGNAIVQNYDTQKFINEDTEKNKIFIKNIMYKTYRIITEIIYKSYPNHLILNKNENFLLKINKKNTIWIINELDGKNNFIKHFPHFCISIAVIVKGKIEISVIYDPIRNDLFTAVKGQGSQLNGYRTRCSNINTLNHTTVAINLPNYINDQSLSYFEIYKKLTSCGISFRCTGSILLDLAYTAAGRIDCLFNFNLKQNNFIAGKLQVQEAGCLISNFTGGYRNNNSHCGNLISSPKFIRLITEKVREYCIL; this is encoded by the coding sequence ATGCATCCCATGTTAAATATTGCTATTCGTGCAGTACGAAAAGGAGGAAATGCTATTGTTCAAAATTACGATACACAAAAATTTATTAATGAAGATACAGAGAAAAATAAGATATTTATAAAGAATATTATGTATAAAACATATAGAATAATTACTGAAATTATTTATAAATCTTATCCGAATCATCTTATTTTAAATAAAAATGAAAATTTTTTATTAAAAATAAATAAAAAAAATACTATTTGGATTATTAATGAATTAGATGGAAAAAATAATTTTATTAAACATTTTCCCCATTTTTGTATTTCTATTGCCGTAATTGTAAAAGGAAAAATAGAAATTTCTGTTATATACGATCCTATAAGAAATGATTTATTTACAGCAGTCAAGGGACAAGGTTCACAATTAAATGGTTATCGAACTAGATGTAGTAATATTAATACATTAAACCACACTACTGTTGCAATCAATTTGCCTAATTACATTAATGATCAATCTTTATCCTATTTTGAAATATACAAAAAACTAACTTCATGTGGAATTTCTTTTAGATGTACTGGTTCCATTTTACTTGATCTAGCATACACTGCAGCTGGTCGAATTGATTGCTTGTTTAATTTTAATTTAAAACAAAATAATTTTATAGCTGGTAAATTACAAGTACAAGAAGCTGGTTGTTTAATTAGTAATTTCACAGGAGGCTATAGAAATAATAATTCTCATTGTGGAAATTTAATCAGTAGTCCAAAATTTATTAGATTAATTACTGAAAAAGTTCGTGAATATTGTATATTATAA
- the ispG gene encoding flavodoxin-dependent (E)-4-hydroxy-3-methylbut-2-enyl-diphosphate synthase → MKTKKNINRRKSDRIYVGKIPVGNNAPISIQSMTNTRTTNILETINQIIQLQKVGADIVRVSIPTLKDAESFKIIKKQVSVPLVADIHFDYRLALKAIEYGADCLRINPGNIGNKKRVSEIINYAKNKNIPIRIGVNSGSLEKDILKKHKTPTPEALVESALRNIEFFDTLNFNQFKVSVKSSDVFLAIEAYKILAKKITQPLHIGITEAGGLRSGTVKSSIGISSLLTLGIGDTLRVSLAADPIEEVKVGYDILKALCLRSRGINFIACPTCSRQEFDVINTVNVLEKKLEDISTPIDVSIIGCIVNGIGEAKTATLGLTGNHKYSAFYENGIRQKNKLKNEEIIEQMENKIRKKAKELDQLNYYKK, encoded by the coding sequence ATGAAAACAAAAAAAAATATTAATAGAAGAAAATCTGATCGTATTTATGTCGGTAAAATACCTGTCGGAAACAATGCTCCTATTTCAATTCAGTCGATGACTAATACTCGTACAACAAATATTTTAGAGACTATTAATCAAATTATACAATTGCAAAAAGTAGGAGCAGATATAGTTCGTGTCTCTATACCGACATTAAAAGATGCTGAATCATTTAAAATTATTAAAAAACAAGTATCAGTACCGTTAGTTGCAGATATACATTTTGATTATAGATTAGCTTTAAAAGCTATAGAATATGGAGCAGATTGTTTAAGAATCAATCCTGGTAATATTGGAAATAAAAAAAGAGTATCAGAAATAATTAATTATGCGAAAAATAAAAATATTCCTATTCGTATTGGTGTAAATTCTGGTTCTTTAGAGAAAGATATATTAAAAAAACACAAAACCCCTACTCCAGAAGCTTTAGTAGAATCAGCTTTAAGAAATATTGAATTTTTTGATACTTTAAACTTTAATCAATTTAAAGTTAGTGTTAAATCATCTGATGTCTTTTTAGCTATTGAAGCTTATAAAATATTAGCAAAAAAAATTACTCAACCTTTGCATATCGGTATAACAGAAGCTGGAGGTTTAAGAAGTGGAACAGTAAAATCATCTATAGGTATTTCTTCTTTATTAACATTGGGTATCGGAGATACATTAAGAGTCTCATTGGCAGCCGATCCAATTGAAGAAGTAAAAGTAGGGTATGACATTTTAAAAGCTTTATGTTTGCGATCAAGAGGAATTAATTTTATTGCTTGTCCTACTTGTTCTAGACAAGAATTTGATGTAATTAATACAGTAAATGTATTAGAAAAAAAATTAGAAGATATTTCAACTCCTATTGATGTATCTATTATTGGATGTATTGTTAATGGCATAGGTGAAGCTAAAACAGCTACATTAGGACTGACTGGAAATCATAAATACAGTGCATTTTATGAAAATGGTATACGTCAAAAAAATAAGTTAAAAAATGAGGAAATAATAGAACAAATGGAAAATAAAATTCGTAAAAAAGCGAAAGAATTAGATCAATTAAATTATTATAAAAAATAA
- the rlmN gene encoding 23S rRNA (adenine(2503)-C(2))-methyltransferase RlmN — protein MKNNINILNISKSRINLLNLNRQDLRCFLLSLGAKNFSAEQIMNWIYNYYCQDFNKMLNISLKIRNKLNDISYIFAPKFIEERISCDGTIKWLTSIDDQKIETVYIPENKRSTLCISSQIGCSLKCSFCATGKKGFSRNLTVSEIISQIWQANQVLKQKNLNRCITNIVFMGMGEPLLNINNVISALKIILDKHGFGLSKRHVTLSTSGIVPALNKLRHSMIDVCLAISLHAPNDYIRNLIMPVNKKYNIASILDSSLQYLKFSYANRGKITIEYVMLDRINDSNQNAEQLAILLNKMPSKINLIPWNSFFNSSFRSSNMNRINIFANILRKKGFITVIRKNRGRDINAACGQLTGNIINRI, from the coding sequence ATGAAAAATAATATTAATATATTAAATATTTCTAAATCTAGAATTAATTTATTAAACTTAAATCGTCAAGATTTAAGATGCTTTCTTCTTTCTTTAGGAGCTAAAAATTTTTCTGCAGAACAAATTATGAATTGGATTTATAATTATTACTGTCAAGATTTCAATAAAATGTTAAATATTAGTCTTAAAATTAGAAATAAACTAAATGATATATCTTATATATTTGCACCAAAATTTATAGAAGAAAGAATATCTTGTGATGGCACGATAAAATGGCTTACTTCTATTGACGATCAAAAAATAGAAACTGTTTATATTCCTGAAAATAAACGTTCTACATTATGTATATCTTCACAAATTGGATGTTCTTTAAAATGTAGTTTTTGTGCTACTGGAAAAAAAGGTTTTAGTAGAAATTTAACAGTTTCTGAAATTATTTCTCAAATCTGGCAAGCAAATCAAGTTTTAAAACAAAAAAATCTTAATAGATGCATTACTAATATAGTTTTTATGGGAATGGGAGAACCTCTATTAAATATAAATAATGTTATTTCTGCACTAAAAATAATTTTAGACAAACATGGTTTTGGATTATCAAAAAGACATGTTACTCTGTCAACGTCAGGGATAGTGCCAGCATTAAATAAATTAAGACACAGCATGATTGATGTATGTCTAGCTATTTCTTTACATGCTCCTAATGATTATATTAGAAACCTTATCATGCCAGTTAATAAAAAATATAATATTGCATCTATTTTAGATTCATCGTTACAGTATTTAAAATTTTCATATGCTAATCGCGGTAAAATAACAATAGAATACGTTATGTTAGATAGAATTAATGATTCTAATCAAAATGCTGAACAATTAGCTATCCTATTAAATAAGATGCCTAGTAAAATTAATTTAATTCCTTGGAATTCTTTTTTTAATTCATCTTTTAGATCTAGTAACATGAATAGAATTAATATTTTTGCAAATATTTTAAGAAAAAAAGGATTTATTACAGTTATTAGAAAAAATAGAGGAAGAGATATTAACGCAGCATGTGGACAGTTAACAGGTAATATAATTAATCGTATTTAA
- the sohB gene encoding protease SohB, with product MNLIVNYGLFLVKIVTVIMIIFSSLLLFTLILKRKNNKKSNLKITLLQEKYDNAKMKILFSTMKNFEKKIWLKKEKEKNKKNKNKILYVLDFKSGVYANEVLGLREEISAILSVANKNDEVLLRLESSGGVIHGYGLAAAQLNRLRQNGIRLIISVDKIAASGGYMMACVADCIVAAPFSIIGSIGVVGQIPNFNKLLKKFHIDMELHTAGDYKRTLTMFGNNTEETRKKFQSELNATHDLFKNFIKEMRPCLDIESVSNGEHWFGTTALEKKLVDKISTSDDILISKMEEYILLNIQYVYTKKIIERLTTSIADNISQILLKLFFYKNYL from the coding sequence GTGAATTTAATTGTAAATTATGGCTTGTTTTTAGTAAAAATAGTTACTGTAATTATGATCATTTTTTCTTCATTGTTATTATTTACTCTAATATTAAAAAGAAAAAACAATAAAAAAAGTAATCTAAAAATTACTTTATTACAAGAAAAATATGATAATGCTAAAATGAAAATTTTGTTTTCTACAATGAAAAATTTTGAAAAAAAGATATGGTTAAAAAAAGAAAAAGAAAAAAATAAAAAAAATAAAAATAAAATTCTATATGTTTTAGATTTTAAAAGTGGAGTATATGCTAATGAAGTGCTTGGATTAAGAGAAGAAATATCGGCCATACTTTCAGTTGCAAATAAAAACGATGAAGTATTATTGCGTTTAGAAAGTTCTGGCGGAGTTATTCATGGATATGGCTTAGCTGCTGCTCAATTAAATAGATTACGTCAAAATGGAATAAGATTAATTATATCTGTAGATAAAATTGCAGCTAGCGGAGGTTATATGATGGCATGCGTTGCAGATTGTATTGTTGCAGCACCATTTTCAATAATAGGATCTATTGGTGTCGTTGGTCAAATACCTAATTTTAATAAATTATTAAAAAAATTTCATATTGACATGGAACTTCATACTGCTGGTGATTATAAACGGACATTAACTATGTTTGGTAATAATACTGAAGAAACACGTAAAAAATTTCAATCAGAACTAAATGCGACGCATGATCTGTTTAAAAATTTTATAAAAGAAATGAGACCTTGTTTAGATATTGAAAGTGTATCTAATGGTGAGCATTGGTTTGGAACGACTGCTTTAGAAAAAAAACTAGTCGATAAAATAAGTACAAGTGATGATATTTTAATTTCTAAAATGGAAGAATATATTTTATTAAATATTCAGTACGTCTATACTAAAAAAATAATAGAACGTTTAACTACATCTATTGCAGATAATATTAGTCAAATTTTATTAAAGTTATTTTTTTATAAAAATTATTTATAA
- a CDS encoding pseudouridine synthase, producing the protein MTEKVQKILSRVSCISRRKIEKMINTGSIFINGKKALIGQRLNNKNLDEIIIMGKLISIKKIDFKTKIIIYNKPEGEICTRYDPKQRPTVFEKLPFFKHNNWISVGRLDINSKGLLIFTNNGDLANKLMHPNNKIEREYCMRIFGKINKNTMNILKNGVKIKDGYASFKKIEAINDKKSGQNKWFKGILCEGRNREIRSMWNKVQCQVSRLIRIRYGNIILPKNLKPGHWLELNSILVNDLCNSISIK; encoded by the coding sequence ATGACTGAAAAAGTACAAAAAATATTGTCACGTGTTTCATGTATTTCACGTCGAAAAATAGAAAAAATGATAAATACTGGAAGTATTTTTATTAATGGCAAAAAAGCTTTAATTGGTCAGCGTTTAAATAATAAAAATCTTGATGAAATAATAATTATGGGAAAATTAATTTCTATAAAAAAAATCGATTTTAAAACTAAAATTATTATTTACAATAAACCTGAAGGAGAAATTTGTACTAGATATGATCCTAAACAACGTCCTACTGTATTTGAGAAATTACCTTTTTTCAAACATAACAACTGGATTAGTGTTGGAAGATTAGATATTAATTCTAAAGGATTATTAATTTTTACAAACAATGGTGATTTGGCTAATAAACTTATGCATCCTAATAATAAAATAGAACGAGAATATTGCATGCGAATTTTTGGAAAAATTAATAAAAATACAATGAATATTTTAAAAAATGGAGTTAAAATTAAAGATGGTTATGCTTCATTTAAGAAAATAGAAGCTATTAACGATAAAAAATCAGGTCAAAACAAATGGTTTAAAGGTATTTTATGTGAAGGAAGAAATCGTGAAATTAGATCTATGTGGAATAAAGTTCAATGTCAAGTCAGCCGATTAATTAGAATTAGATATGGAAATATTATTTTACCGAAAAATTTAAAACCAGGTCATTGGCTTGAATTAAATTCAATTTTAGTAAATGACTTATGCAATTCAATCTCTATTAAATAA
- a CDS encoding DMT family transporter gives MNNVVIIILFSLVSITWGTTWIAMKIITETIPPFFATGIRFLIASPLLIVLAYYTKTPLLFPYKQRWFQLIISIFYFSIPFTLMLYGGKYVNSSLASIIFSNMPVIVLTISSLYLKQKLFLIQKIGIFISLTTLSIILLIELVSQSFFQWKGILALLIALFSHAMIYSECQKKCCNVSVITFNALPSLLSGILLSIISWFIEHPHISLFSKKSILAIFYLGDFSGIFGILSYFYLQKKVSAFYASTVFLIFPFISGFLDNYIYKNTILFYEIWFIFPLFIGILLTLIPVNYLKKNK, from the coding sequence ATGAATAATGTAGTAATAATAATATTATTTTCTTTAGTATCTATTACATGGGGCACTACTTGGATTGCAATGAAAATTATCACAGAAACTATTCCTCCATTTTTCGCTACTGGAATACGTTTTTTAATAGCATCTCCTTTATTGATCGTTTTAGCTTATTATACAAAAACACCTCTATTATTTCCATATAAACAAAGATGGTTTCAATTAATTATTTCTATATTTTATTTTTCTATACCATTTACATTAATGTTATATGGAGGCAAATATGTCAATTCTTCTCTAGCTTCTATTATATTTTCAAATATGCCTGTAATTGTATTAACAATATCATCCTTGTATTTAAAACAAAAACTATTTTTAATACAAAAAATAGGAATATTTATTTCATTAACTACATTATCAATTATCTTACTTATAGAATTAGTATCACAATCTTTTTTTCAATGGAAAGGTATTTTAGCTTTACTAATCGCATTGTTTAGTCATGCTATGATTTATTCTGAATGTCAAAAAAAATGTTGTAATGTATCAGTTATTACTTTTAATGCATTACCCTCATTATTATCTGGTATATTATTATCTATAATATCTTGGTTTATAGAACATCCTCATATTAGTTTATTTTCTAAAAAATCTATTTTAGCCATATTTTACCTTGGTGATTTTTCTGGCATTTTTGGAATTCTTTCTTATTTTTATTTACAAAAAAAAGTTAGTGCATTCTATGCATCTACAGTTTTTTTAATTTTTCCATTTATTTCTGGATTTTTAGATAACTATATTTATAAAAATACTATTTTATTTTATGAAATATGGTTTATTTTTCCTTTATTTATAGGAATATTATTAACTTTAATTCCAGTAAATTATTTAAAAAAAAATAAATAA
- the topA gene encoding type I DNA topoisomerase encodes MQKSLVIVESPAKAKTINKYLGQKYIVKSSIGHIRDLFNSKYKNKKNLKKPIKKIKNTILQSDKKNIFFKTMGINPYQNWKAEYYILPGKEKIISELKNIAKKVDHIYLATDLDREGEAIAWHLKEVIGGDSSKFSRVIFNEITKHAIENAFKNKGQINMHRVQAQQARRFMDRIVGYMISPLLWRKISRGLSAGRVQSVAVRIITERENIIKNFIPEEYWKLNVTLFSKDKEEITMEVTHDSDKKVFLKNKKEVDSVIKKIKTSSCIVENYEKKTLYKVAPAPFITSTLQQYANFYLSFSVKKTMFLAQKLYEEGYITYMRTDSIYLSKHAIKKAREYIKNTYGNDYLPEEPNIYSNHKNSQEAHEAIRPSNVKIKNIDSDELTIDAKKLYILIWNQFIASQMKPVIYESITLTASIDRFKLKKKKKIIIFNGWNKILKEEKNIIFQTSAINIGSILLIDKINCYQFFTKPKPRFNEGSLVRELEKKGIGRPSTYASITSKIQEKGYVKIKQNKFYAEKMGEILTIRLKKSFSNLIDYNFTARMEKTLDKIAENKIIWKNVLDSFFKDFSRQLEKAKKKPEEGGMEPNTIVPTSLNCPICSKKMGIKNATTGVFLSCLGYYPRSKKSCKKTINLIPLSDFDINNINIEKDLSLNKCNICNMIMDTYFINKNLKLHICVNNPSCLGYKVEKGIFQSPDYLSKIIKCEKCHDDMIFKIGPFGKFFTCTNNTCKNTRKILPNGKISDPKLEPIPFPELLCKKSNAWFVLREGVSGIFFAANTFPKSRETRSPFIEELVRFQHLLPEKIHYLSSGPVIDNNGNKTIVCFNKKNQQHYIASKKEGKFTGWSAIFINKKWHIIDK; translated from the coding sequence ATGCAAAAATCTCTTGTAATAGTTGAATCTCCAGCAAAAGCAAAAACTATAAATAAATATTTAGGACAAAAATATATAGTTAAATCTAGCATAGGACATATTCGGGATTTATTTAATAGCAAATATAAAAATAAAAAAAACTTAAAAAAACCCATTAAGAAAATAAAAAATACTATTTTACAATCTGATAAAAAAAATATTTTTTTTAAAACAATGGGTATTAATCCTTATCAAAATTGGAAAGCTGAATATTATATTTTACCTGGGAAAGAAAAAATAATTTCTGAGTTAAAAAATATTGCAAAAAAAGTAGATCATATATATCTTGCTACAGATTTAGATAGAGAAGGCGAAGCAATTGCTTGGCATTTAAAAGAAGTTATTGGAGGAGACTCTTCTAAATTTAGTCGTGTAATATTTAATGAAATTACAAAACATGCTATAGAAAACGCTTTTAAAAATAAAGGTCAGATCAATATGCATCGAGTACAAGCCCAACAGGCACGTCGTTTTATGGATCGTATTGTAGGATACATGATATCGCCTTTATTATGGAGAAAAATTTCAAGAGGTTTATCTGCTGGACGTGTTCAATCTGTAGCTGTTCGAATAATTACTGAACGCGAAAATATTATAAAAAACTTTATTCCAGAAGAATATTGGAAATTAAATGTAACTCTATTTTCTAAAGACAAAGAAGAAATTACTATGGAAGTTACACATGATAGTGATAAAAAAGTTTTTCTAAAAAATAAAAAAGAAGTAGATTCTGTAATAAAAAAAATTAAAACATCATCATGTATTGTAGAAAATTATGAAAAAAAAACACTTTATAAAGTAGCACCTGCTCCTTTTATAACGTCTACTTTACAACAGTACGCAAATTTTTATTTGAGTTTTAGTGTAAAAAAAACAATGTTTTTAGCACAAAAGTTATATGAAGAAGGTTATATAACTTACATGAGAACTGATTCTATTTATTTAAGTAAACATGCTATTAAAAAAGCTAGAGAATATATAAAAAATACTTATGGTAATGATTATTTACCTGAAGAACCAAATATATATTCTAATCATAAAAATTCTCAAGAAGCTCATGAGGCTATTCGACCATCTAATGTAAAAATAAAAAATATAGATTCTGATGAATTGACTATAGACGCTAAAAAATTATACATATTAATTTGGAATCAATTTATAGCATCTCAAATGAAACCAGTCATATATGAATCTATAACTCTAACAGCATCAATTGATAGATTTAAATTAAAAAAGAAGAAAAAAATAATAATTTTTAACGGTTGGAATAAAATATTAAAAGAAGAAAAGAACATAATTTTTCAAACTTCTGCAATAAATATAGGCAGCATATTATTGATAGATAAAATTAATTGTTATCAATTTTTTACTAAACCTAAACCTCGTTTTAATGAAGGATCTTTAGTTCGTGAATTAGAAAAAAAGGGAATTGGAAGACCTTCAACTTATGCTTCGATAACATCGAAAATACAAGAAAAAGGTTATGTCAAAATAAAACAAAATAAATTTTATGCAGAAAAAATGGGAGAAATTCTTACTATTAGATTAAAAAAAAGTTTTAGTAATTTAATTGATTATAATTTTACTGCACGTATGGAAAAAACACTTGATAAAATTGCTGAAAATAAAATAATATGGAAAAATGTTTTAGACTCTTTTTTTAAAGACTTTTCTAGACAATTAGAAAAAGCTAAAAAAAAACCAGAAGAAGGAGGAATGGAGCCCAATACTATTGTTCCTACATCTCTAAATTGTCCAATTTGTTCTAAAAAAATGGGAATAAAAAATGCTACTACAGGTGTTTTTCTTAGTTGTTTAGGATATTATCCTCGATCTAAAAAAAGTTGTAAAAAAACTATTAATCTTATACCATTAAGTGATTTTGATATTAATAATATTAATATTGAAAAAGATCTATCTTTAAATAAATGTAATATATGCAATATGATAATGGATACTTATTTTATTAATAAAAACCTTAAATTACATATTTGTGTTAATAATCCCAGTTGTTTGGGCTATAAGGTAGAAAAAGGAATTTTTCAAAGTCCTGATTATTTGTCTAAAATTATTAAATGTGAAAAATGTCATGATGACATGATATTTAAAATAGGTCCATTTGGAAAATTTTTTACATGTACTAATAATACTTGTAAAAACACAAGAAAAATATTACCTAATGGTAAAATATCTGATCCAAAATTAGAACCAATACCATTTCCAGAATTATTATGCAAAAAATCTAATGCATGGTTTGTATTACGAGAAGGAGTCTCAGGTATCTTTTTTGCTGCTAATACTTTTCCTAAGTCACGTGAAACTAGATCTCCATTCATAGAAGAACTTGTACGTTTTCAACATTTATTGCCAGAAAAAATACATTATTTATCGAGCGGTCCCGTAATTGATAATAATGGTAATAAAACAATAGTTTGTTTTAATAAAAAAAATCAACAACACTATATTGCTTCTAAAAAAGAAGGAAAATTTACAGGATGGTCAGCTATATTTATCAATAAAAAATGGCATATTATTGATAAATGA
- the hisS gene encoding histidine--tRNA ligase: protein MNKEIQSIRGMHDYFSQELQIWNYLEIIFKEVLTSYCYLEIRLPLIEKTEIFKRAIGNITDVVEKEMYSFKDKKGNSLTLRPEGTVGCVRALIQNNLLNTKNHKFWYLGPMFRYERPQKGRYRQFHQLGVEVFGLDKEDIDLEMILLTNRLWKRIGIDSYLTLEINSIGSRIDRIKYKKELVLFLEKYRYLLDEDCKRRLYTNPLRILDTKNIEIQKILNQAPLLEEYVNISAYNHFKNLCKMISSYGIKYQHNKKLVRGLDYYNNTVFEWKSNKIGTQNAICAGGRYDYLVEEMGGQKTPAIGFAIGIERLVLLMQELNIFSEKVENIHIYIIFIGEHNKFYAVNLSEEIRDLYPKLKIFINFFNQNLKKKIRHAINSSSEIIILIGDKEIKNGFFLIKDIKKKEEYFLLKNELLSKIKNYFKHIN from the coding sequence GTGAATAAAGAAATTCAGTCTATCAGAGGAATGCATGATTATTTTTCACAAGAATTGCAAATATGGAATTATCTAGAAATTATTTTTAAAGAAGTATTGACTAGTTATTGTTACTTAGAAATTAGACTACCTCTCATAGAAAAAACAGAAATTTTTAAAAGGGCTATTGGAAATATTACTGACGTAGTAGAAAAAGAAATGTACTCTTTTAAAGACAAAAAAGGTAATAGTTTAACTTTGCGACCAGAAGGAACTGTAGGTTGTGTTAGAGCTCTTATACAAAATAATTTATTAAATACAAAAAACCATAAGTTTTGGTATTTAGGTCCTATGTTTCGATATGAAAGACCTCAGAAGGGAAGATATCGTCAATTTCATCAATTAGGAGTAGAAGTATTTGGATTAGATAAAGAAGATATTGATTTAGAAATGATTCTTTTAACTAATCGTTTATGGAAAAGAATTGGTATTGATTCATATTTAACATTAGAAATTAATTCAATTGGTTCTAGAATAGATCGCATTAAATATAAAAAAGAATTAGTTTTGTTTCTTGAAAAATATCGATATTTATTAGATGAAGATTGCAAAAGACGATTATATACTAATCCTTTGCGTATTTTAGATACTAAAAACATAGAAATTCAAAAAATTTTAAATCAAGCTCCATTATTAGAAGAGTACGTGAATATTTCTGCATATAATCATTTTAAAAATTTATGCAAAATGATTAGTTCTTACGGAATAAAATATCAACATAATAAAAAATTAGTACGAGGATTAGATTATTATAATAACACTGTATTTGAATGGAAAAGTAATAAAATAGGAACACAAAATGCTATTTGCGCAGGAGGACGATATGATTATTTAGTTGAAGAAATGGGAGGGCAAAAGACACCTGCTATAGGATTTGCGATAGGAATAGAACGTTTGGTATTACTAATGCAAGAATTAAATATTTTTTCAGAAAAAGTAGAGAATATTCATATTTATATTATTTTCATTGGAGAACATAATAAATTTTATGCTGTTAACTTGTCTGAAGAAATAAGGGATTTATATCCAAAATTAAAAATATTTATTAATTTTTTTAATCAAAATCTTAAAAAAAAAATAAGACATGCTATTAATTCTTCCTCTGAGATTATTATTTTAATAGGTGATAAAGAAATAAAAAACGGTTTTTTTTTAATTAAAGATATAAAAAAAAAAGAAGAATATTTTTTATTAAAAAACGAATTATTATCAAAAATAAAAAATTATTTCAAACATATTAATTAA
- the trpD gene encoding anthranilate phosphoribosyltransferase yields MQNILKKIYDSKYLNQKESYELFKFISSGRITEIELASVLIAMKIRGESENEIIGAIYAFLDDMKSFLKPNYIFSDIVGTGGDAKNTINISTISAFVAASCGFKIIKHCNKGVSSTLGSSDLLRKFDINLYASSKTSLQTLNELNICFLFAPKYHNGFQYSDNVRKILKTKTIFNILGPFLNPARPPLTLIGVYDKKLISPAITILKKLKYKRGIVLHGNNTDEVTLNGITYVSELLNKKIISYELQPKDFGLKMHTEKLSLNNSSEENYNLIYQIIKGNGKKIHEELIAVNTALLLKVFGEENLKENTELALDKIRSGDIYKYIKNVSDMLKEDNYARDYT; encoded by the coding sequence ATGCAAAATATTTTAAAAAAAATTTATGATTCAAAATACTTGAATCAAAAAGAAAGTTATGAATTATTTAAGTTTATTTCTTCTGGAAGAATAACAGAAATTGAGTTAGCTTCTGTTTTAATCGCAATGAAAATTAGAGGCGAATCAGAAAACGAAATTATAGGAGCAATATATGCATTTTTAGACGATATGAAATCTTTTTTAAAACCTAATTATATCTTTTCAGATATAGTAGGGACGGGTGGTGATGCTAAAAATACTATTAATATTTCAACTATTAGTGCATTTGTTGCTGCATCTTGTGGATTTAAAATTATTAAACACTGTAATAAAGGGGTTTCTAGTACATTAGGTTCTTCTGATCTTTTAAGAAAATTTGATATAAACTTGTATGCATCTTCAAAAACATCTCTTCAAACTTTAAATGAATTAAACATTTGTTTTTTATTTGCTCCTAAATATCACAATGGTTTTCAATATTCCGATAATGTCAGAAAAATTCTAAAAACTAAAACTATTTTTAATATATTAGGACCGTTTCTTAATCCTGCAAGACCTCCTCTTACTCTAATTGGTGTTTATGATAAAAAATTAATCAGTCCTGCGATAACTATCTTAAAAAAATTAAAATATAAAAGAGGAATAGTGTTACATGGCAATAATACCGATGAAGTTACGTTAAATGGAATTACATATGTTTCTGAACTATTAAATAAGAAAATTATTTCATATGAATTACAACCGAAAGACTTTGGTTTAAAAATGCATACCGAAAAATTATCTTTAAATAATTCATCAGAAGAAAATTATAATTTAATTTATCAAATTATTAAAGGAAATGGAAAAAAAATACACGAAGAATTAATCGCAGTAAATACAGCTTTATTATTAAAAGTATTTGGAGAAGAAAATTTAAAAGAAAATACTGAATTAGCATTAGATAAAATTCGTAGTGGAGATATTTATAAATATATAAAAAACGTTTCTGATATGCTAAAAGAAGACAATTATGCAAGAGACTATACTTAA